The following are from one region of the Salvia hispanica cultivar TCC Black 2014 chromosome 1, UniMelb_Shisp_WGS_1.0, whole genome shotgun sequence genome:
- the LOC125191845 gene encoding secreted RxLR effector protein 161-like: protein MGSNRASLTIRSSQKEGKIRDRGVEIMTWNIPEAEEILGVVSQFMHQPQEEHMHTALRIVRYVKGITNNGVFLKKGEHLEVDGYTDADWASNPIDRLSTGGYFTFVGGNLVTWRSKKQKVVALSSAEQNSEASRVGSWRSCG, encoded by the exons ATGGGTTCAAACAGAGCCTCTCTGACCATACGCTCTTCACAAAAAGAAGGGAAGATAAG GGATAGAGGTGTTGAGATCATGACATGGAATATTCCTGAGGCAGaggaaatat TAGGAGTTGTCAGTCAGTTCATGCACCAACCACAAGAAGAACATATGCATACAGCGTTAAGGATTGTGAGGTACGTGAAAGGCATAACGAACAATGGAGTTTTCTTAAAAAAAGGAGAACATCTCGAAGTTGACGGCTACACAGATGCTGATTGGGCTAGCAATCCAATCGATAGATTGTCAACTGGTGGATACTTCACATTCGTAGGGGGCAACCTAGTTACTTGGAGAAGCAAGAAACAAAAGGTTGTAGCTCTATCAAGTGCTGAGCAGAATTCAGAGGCATCAAGAGTAGGCTCATGGAGATCATGTGGCTAA